The Monodelphis domestica isolate mMonDom1 chromosome 7, mMonDom1.pri, whole genome shotgun sequence genome window below encodes:
- the LOC100618412 gene encoding zinc finger protein 501-like — protein sequence MRNVDRSFHSGTKDTKEEEIPMGERLPEKESDWIFSGAYTGNEEFYMLPSAELAKVPSQSPEAKEPQGVPLDQSAEVILDKRWKQTTSWEKQLKPFFFSPQGSIPQGTPYDCADCGKRFCLKSNLLTHQKTHSGRRLYQCPQYGDSFGDYTSLSTQQKDHSGERSHPCPECGKCFSDATNLNTHLRIHTGEKPYECPVCGKHFSQSSGLIRHQRTHTGEKPYTCSECGKGFRQSSDLVEHHRIHTGEKPYTCGDCGQSFSRPSNLVHHQRTHTSERIFCCIECGKSFQHSTSLSRHRKTHTGEKPYKCPECGDNFSQSSNLLTHQRSHTLEKPYKCPHCGKSFNRASNLLQHQQTHSSDKPYKCPHCEKAFSRSSNLITHQGTHTGEKPYKCFQCGKGFRSGSNLIQHQETHMGDKS from the exons ATGAGGAATGTGGACAGGAGTTTCCACTCAG GAACCAAAGACACGAAAGAAGAGGAAATTCCAATGGGAGAAAGACTTCCAGAAAAGGAATCTGACTGGATATTCTCTGGGGCCTATACTGGGAATGAAGAATTTTATATGTTGCCTTCAGCTGAGTTAGCCAAAGTCCCTTCCCAAAGTCCTGAGGCTAAAGAACCTCAAGGGGTTCCTTTAGATCAGAGTGCTGAAGTTATTTTGGATAAGAGATGGAAGCAAACCACTTCTTGGGAAAAACAGTtaaaacctttcttcttcagtccACAAGGATCCATTCCCCAGGGAACTCCCTATGATTGTGCTGACTGTGGGAAAAGATTCTGTCTGAAGTCCAACCTTCTCACCCATCAAAAAACCCACTCTGGAAGGAGATTATATCAGTGTCCTCAGTATGGGGACAGCTTTGGGGATTATACCAGCCTGTCTACCCAACAGAAGGACCACAGTGGAGAAAGGTCCCACCCCTGTCCAGAGTGTGGAAAATGTTTCAGTGATGCTACCAATCTCAACACTCACCTTAGGATTCACACAGgggagaagccttatgaatgccCTGTGTGTGGGAAACACTTTAGCCAGAGCTCTGGGCTCATCCGGCACCAGAGAACCCACACTGGTGAAAAACCTTATACATGTTCTGAGTGTGGCAAAGGGTTCCGGCAGAGCTCAGATCTTGTGGAACACCATCGTATTCACACTGGTGAGAAGCCTTACACCTGTGGGGACTGTGGCCAAAGCTTCTCCCGGCCCTCTAATCTGGTCCATCACCAACGTACCCATACTTCTGAGAGAATTTTTTGTTGTATAGAATGTGGGAAGAGCTTCCAGCATAGCACCAGCCTGAGTCGCCACCGAAAAACTCATACTGGGGAAAAACCATATAAATGTCCTGAATGTGGGGACAATTTCAGCCAGAGTTCTAACCTCCTAACTCATCAGAGAAGTCATACACTAGAGAAACCATACAAATGCCCACACTGTGGAAAGAGTTTCAATCGGGCCTCTAACCTTCTCCAGCACCAACAGACCCACAGCTCAGACAAACCCTATAAATGCCCACACTGTGAGAAGGCCTTTAGCCGAAGCTCCAACCTTATCACCCATCAGGGTACCCACACAGGAGAGAAGCCATATAAATGTTTTCAGTGTGGGAAAGGCTTCAGATCTGGTTCCAACCTGATTCAACATCAGGAAACCCACATGGGAGACAAATCCTAA